A single Atribacterota bacterium DNA region contains:
- a CDS encoding diguanylate cyclase, with protein sequence MVAALVVLVFSTASARTIRVGVYDNPPMVFQDQSGKITGFYPYLLEYIAQKEGWKIEYRWDTFTNHLQSLSENTIDLLVGIAHSPERAQNFDFNQEAVWLSWGMVYTHPSISIQSFLDLNGKKIFVVTDDIYHKNLRDMVTGFGLDCQFVETEDYHQVLQKAQEERGIGVVSRTFGLLFGPSFNLKPSPLVFSPVSLRVATLKGKNREILDTLDRWLSTLKEDPQSAYHQAVHEFLEVHTPWTMPRWVYTALTLVLGVAAVLLTFTVLLRHQVVRKTKELLEKNRVLQEEVDHRLRAEARLSLQVQVERLLTQVSTHLFRSESLDAAAQSALEKVGNFLGVEYLLVQFPQRRYLFINPTGERGEPEPLVPKLITIPPIRKIWEKEGEICFSDWEKVGFEGKKALLFARAFRLREEEGFLEGMVSKEYEAHQELLHHLPLITHYLGALFEYLLVVKQRREQERWFMVTLKSLGDAVITTDPQGRVTFLNPVAQSLTGWSQEEAQGKPVEEVFRIVNEETGEPVENPVRRVLQSGMVAGLANHTLLIRRNGEKIATDDSGAPILDEEGVVKGVVLVFRDITERRRLEAQAQESERHYRLLFNAMPDGFALLERVEEEEKVVDHRILEVNPSLHRLFPHLDQLEGKMLSGLFPDWRERFPFLFSAPPSGDLPQKHEVVFPEFDTFLEVTVFPVSPKRVGLIVADITVRKKAEEKIRYFTFHDSLTGLYNRLFAEEELKRLDDGRHLPLSILFADLNGLKFVNDTFGHHQGDLILQEAAQVLRSTCRESDIVSRFGGDEFLVIFPFTPSSTLREIAERIAKRSKKAQEEDPFFLGLSIGLATKVDPTEDLWAIIQEAERQSYERKLQERTLYQGEAVLTLLQRALFHLEIEKPQELKTLEELSAQLGERLELSEGERKKIRLLALFHDVGKLTIPSTVLFKAAPLTPEEWEILRSYPIAGYRIARTNPALMPIAEEIYAFRERWDGQGYPLGKKGDEIPLVTRLVQVVEAYFALLSPRPHRQGYPPDEVIAILKKEKGHQFDPDLVELFLETLAQGRGLPSLHPQE encoded by the coding sequence GTGGTTGCTGCCCTTGTGGTGCTGGTTTTTTCCACCGCTTCGGCCAGAACCATCCGGGTGGGCGTATACGACAACCCACCTATGGTCTTCCAGGACCAGAGCGGGAAAATCACCGGATTCTACCCCTATCTTTTAGAGTACATCGCCCAGAAAGAGGGGTGGAAAATTGAGTACCGCTGGGATACCTTCACCAACCATCTTCAATCCCTATCTGAAAACACGATTGACCTCCTGGTTGGCATCGCCCATTCCCCAGAGCGTGCCCAAAATTTCGATTTTAACCAGGAAGCGGTCTGGCTTAGCTGGGGGATGGTGTACACCCATCCTTCGATCTCCATCCAGTCTTTTCTGGATTTGAACGGAAAAAAAATCTTTGTGGTCACCGATGATATTTACCATAAGAACCTTCGAGATATGGTCACCGGATTCGGCCTCGATTGTCAGTTCGTCGAAACCGAAGACTACCACCAGGTCCTCCAAAAAGCCCAGGAAGAAAGGGGGATAGGAGTGGTTAGCCGAACCTTCGGCCTTCTCTTTGGCCCTTCCTTTAACCTCAAGCCCAGTCCCCTCGTTTTCAGCCCGGTTTCGCTGCGCGTTGCTACCCTTAAGGGGAAAAATCGGGAAATCCTGGACACCCTGGACCGGTGGCTTTCTACGCTCAAAGAAGATCCTCAGTCCGCGTACCACCAGGCGGTTCACGAATTCTTAGAAGTCCACACCCCTTGGACAATGCCCCGATGGGTGTACACTGCGCTGACGTTAGTGCTTGGAGTTGCAGCGGTTCTTTTAACCTTCACCGTGCTCCTCCGCCACCAGGTGGTTCGAAAAACGAAAGAGCTTCTGGAAAAAAATAGGGTCCTCCAGGAAGAAGTTGACCATCGTCTTCGGGCTGAAGCCAGGCTGTCACTTCAGGTACAGGTCGAGCGCCTCTTAACTCAGGTCTCCACCCACCTTTTTCGGAGTGAATCGCTCGATGCGGCGGCCCAGTCCGCTTTGGAAAAAGTGGGGAATTTTCTCGGGGTCGAATACCTCCTAGTCCAGTTCCCTCAAAGACGGTACCTCTTCATTAACCCCACAGGGGAAAGGGGCGAACCGGAACCCCTTGTGCCGAAACTGATAACCATTCCCCCTATCCGGAAAATCTGGGAGAAAGAAGGTGAAATCTGCTTTTCTGATTGGGAAAAGGTCGGTTTTGAGGGAAAAAAAGCACTCCTCTTTGCCCGGGCATTCCGTTTGCGAGAGGAAGAAGGATTCTTGGAGGGAATGGTATCAAAAGAGTACGAGGCGCACCAGGAGCTCCTCCACCACCTCCCGCTCATCACTCATTACTTAGGAGCCCTCTTTGAATACCTCCTGGTGGTGAAACAGAGACGGGAACAGGAACGGTGGTTCATGGTGACCTTAAAAAGTCTGGGTGATGCGGTGATCACCACCGACCCCCAGGGCCGGGTGACCTTCCTCAACCCGGTGGCCCAAAGCCTCACCGGCTGGTCTCAGGAGGAAGCCCAGGGAAAACCAGTTGAAGAGGTGTTCCGCATCGTGAACGAAGAAACCGGTGAACCGGTGGAAAATCCGGTCAGGCGAGTGCTCCAGTCGGGAATGGTAGCCGGTTTAGCCAACCACACCCTCCTTATCCGCCGCAATGGAGAAAAAATCGCCACCGACGATAGTGGTGCTCCTATTCTGGACGAAGAGGGAGTGGTCAAAGGGGTGGTGCTCGTTTTTCGGGACATCACCGAACGCCGGCGCCTGGAGGCCCAAGCTCAAGAGAGTGAACGACACTACCGGCTCCTTTTCAATGCTATGCCGGATGGTTTTGCCCTGTTAGAGCGAGTTGAAGAAGAGGAAAAGGTGGTGGACCATCGCATCCTGGAAGTGAATCCTTCCTTACACCGGCTCTTTCCTCACCTTGACCAGTTAGAGGGGAAAATGTTGAGCGGCCTCTTTCCGGACTGGAGGGAGCGGTTTCCCTTCCTCTTTTCGGCTCCTCCTTCCGGGGATTTACCCCAGAAGCACGAAGTGGTATTTCCCGAATTCGACACCTTCCTGGAAGTGACGGTGTTTCCCGTCTCCCCGAAGCGAGTGGGCCTCATCGTAGCCGATATCACCGTCCGTAAAAAAGCCGAGGAAAAAATCCGTTACTTCACCTTCCACGATTCTCTCACCGGTCTTTATAACCGGCTCTTTGCCGAAGAAGAACTGAAACGCCTCGATGATGGACGGCACCTCCCGCTGAGCATCCTCTTTGCCGACCTCAACGGTCTAAAATTCGTGAACGATACCTTCGGCCACCACCAGGGGGACCTGATTCTCCAGGAAGCGGCGCAAGTCCTGCGGAGTACCTGTCGGGAAAGCGATATCGTCTCCCGGTTTGGCGGTGATGAATTCCTGGTGATTTTCCCCTTCACCCCCTCCTCAACCCTGCGGGAGATTGCCGAGCGCATCGCCAAGAGGTCAAAAAAAGCCCAGGAGGAAGACCCCTTCTTTCTGGGTCTTTCCATCGGCTTAGCCACCAAGGTCGACCCCACCGAAGACCTGTGGGCCATCATCCAGGAAGCGGAAAGACAATCCTACGAACGAAAATTACAAGAGCGGACTCTCTACCAGGGTGAAGCGGTCCTGACTCTCCTCCAGAGAGCGCTCTTTCACCTGGAAATCGAAAAACCGCAGGAGCTCAAAACCCTGGAAGAACTGAGCGCACAACTGGGAGAAAGGTTAGAGCTTTCGGAAGGTGAGCGCAAGAAAATTCGGCTCTTAGCCCTCTTCCATGATGTGGGAAAGCTCACCATCCCTTCCACCGTCCTTTTTAAAGCCGCTCCGCTGACCCCCGAAGAGTGGGAAATCCTCCGGAGTTATCCCATCGCTGGCTACCGTATTGCCCGCACCAACCCAGCCCTGATGCCGATTGCCGAGGAGATTTACGCCTTTCGCGAACGCTGGGATGGACAGGGTTATCCCCTGGGGAAAAAGGGAGACGAAATTCCCCTTGTGACCCGGTTGGTGCAGGTGGTGGAAGCGTACTTCGCGCTTCTTTCTCCTCGACCACACCGTCAGGGATACCCCCCAGATGAGGTCATCGCCATTCTTAAAAAGGAGAAAGGACATCAATTCGACCCGGACCTCGTCGAGCTTTTTCTTGAAACCCTGGCTCAGGGGAGGGGTTTACCCTCTCTGCATCCACAGGAATGA
- a CDS encoding LacI family DNA-binding transcriptional regulator, with the protein MTTIYDIARIVGVSPATVSRALSGSNRIKEETRRKILETAEKLNYTPNYLARGLKKKKTDTIALVISDVTNPFFTNLARGVEDTASRSGFNTIFCNTDEDPEKERTYIDLMLKKMVDGLVVSSCGNGKTLLTLKERGIPVVLVDRRLKRFSWDCVVGDSEGGAYLLVRHLLEVHHLKEIAMFAGPLQISTSVERVEGYKRALAEFGIPFRPELLLVGRYKEDFGYQMTRSFLELRKLPQAIFAGNNFIAMGVVRAARESGIRIPEDLALVTFDDLELASVLVPFFTVARQPAYTMGSLATQFLLERIGGEKIRERREVVLKPEVIIRHSCGCREGKPLP; encoded by the coding sequence ATGACCACCATTTACGATATAGCCAGAATCGTGGGGGTTTCGCCGGCCACCGTTTCCCGGGCCCTGAGTGGGAGCAACCGCATCAAGGAGGAAACCCGGCGTAAAATTCTTGAGACCGCCGAGAAGCTCAACTATACCCCAAATTACCTGGCCCGGGGTCTCAAAAAGAAGAAGACCGATACCATTGCCCTGGTCATTTCCGATGTCACCAACCCCTTTTTCACCAATCTGGCCCGGGGAGTAGAGGATACCGCTTCCCGCTCTGGCTTTAACACCATCTTCTGCAATACTGACGAAGATCCGGAAAAAGAGAGAACCTACATCGATCTCATGCTCAAAAAGATGGTGGATGGGTTGGTGGTGTCAAGCTGTGGAAATGGGAAAACGCTTCTTACCCTCAAAGAAAGGGGGATTCCGGTGGTGCTGGTGGACCGCCGGCTCAAGCGGTTTTCCTGGGATTGCGTGGTGGGTGACAGTGAGGGGGGAGCCTATCTTCTGGTACGCCATCTTTTGGAGGTACACCACTTGAAGGAAATCGCCATGTTTGCTGGACCCCTGCAGATTTCTACCAGTGTGGAACGGGTCGAAGGGTATAAAAGGGCGTTAGCCGAATTTGGGATTCCGTTTCGTCCGGAACTGCTTCTGGTTGGCCGCTACAAGGAGGATTTCGGCTACCAGATGACCAGAAGTTTCCTGGAGCTTCGGAAACTGCCGCAAGCGATTTTCGCCGGCAACAACTTCATCGCCATGGGGGTGGTGCGAGCAGCGCGGGAATCGGGGATACGGATTCCTGAAGACTTGGCTTTGGTGACCTTTGATGATTTAGAACTCGCTTCGGTTCTGGTTCCCTTCTTTACTGTGGCTCGGCAGCCAGCCTACACCATGGGGAGTTTAGCCACCCAGTTTCTCCTGGAACGAATCGGGGGAGAGAAAATCCGGGAGAGGCGAGAAGTAGTCCTGAAACCCGAGGTCATCATTCGTCATTCCTGTGGATGCAGAGAGGGTAAACCCCTCCCCTGA
- a CDS encoding L-lactate dehydrogenase, producing the protein MPVHVAIVGVGKVGSTIAFSLLLQGLVDHIFLTGLHEEKVRGEMYDLRHAGAFLSHPVEIDTCSLKELKGSDIIIITASRPIAGMKDRLELLQGNAELFREIVPVLSHNNPDAIFVVVTNPVDIMTYLTLRWGELPAQRVMGTGTLIDSGRFRFLIGTYSGIHPSDVHAYILGEHGESAFAVLSSAQVGGKVLREELPVCRTTCSPKTLPEIFAEAKDGGMMVYRYKGYTNYAIALAVTTLLEAVLKDSGRILPVSTLLEGYLGIEDVCLSVPAVIGRAGILKTLELDFSSQEQDALKRSAEKMKAAIQEALSSLHPV; encoded by the coding sequence ATGCCTGTGCACGTAGCCATCGTGGGAGTGGGAAAAGTGGGTAGCACCATCGCCTTTTCGTTACTTCTTCAGGGGTTGGTAGACCATATCTTTCTTACAGGACTCCACGAAGAAAAGGTTCGGGGAGAAATGTACGACTTACGCCATGCTGGCGCATTCCTCTCCCACCCGGTGGAAATCGACACCTGTAGCCTTAAGGAATTGAAGGGAAGCGATATCATCATCATCACCGCTTCCCGGCCCATTGCCGGTATGAAGGACCGCCTGGAACTCCTGCAGGGGAATGCCGAACTCTTTCGGGAGATAGTGCCGGTATTGAGTCACAATAATCCTGACGCCATTTTCGTGGTGGTCACCAACCCCGTGGATATCATGACCTATCTGACGCTTCGATGGGGGGAACTCCCGGCTCAAAGGGTGATGGGCACTGGTACCCTCATCGATAGCGGTCGTTTCCGCTTTTTGATTGGAACCTATAGTGGCATCCACCCCTCCGACGTCCATGCCTATATCCTCGGAGAACACGGAGAAAGTGCTTTTGCGGTCTTAAGCAGCGCCCAGGTGGGCGGAAAAGTCCTCAGAGAAGAACTTCCGGTGTGTCGCACTACCTGTTCCCCGAAAACGCTCCCAGAAATCTTTGCCGAAGCCAAAGACGGGGGAATGATGGTTTACCGCTACAAAGGGTACACCAATTACGCCATCGCCTTAGCCGTCACCACCCTCCTTGAAGCCGTGCTCAAGGATAGCGGGCGGATTCTCCCCGTGAGCACCCTCCTTGAGGGGTACCTGGGCATTGAGGATGTATGCCTGTCGGTGCCAGCGGTGATCGGGAGAGCAGGAATCCTCAAAACCCTGGAGCTTGATTTTTCCTCCCAGGAGCAGGATGCCCTCAAGCGTTCGGCAGAAAAAATGAAAGCGGCGATCCAGGAGGCACTCTCCTCTCTCCATCCCGTTTGA
- a CDS encoding L-fucose/L-arabinose isomerase family protein encodes MAKIGVITFSDGRKHVHQELLPMNRSFEEKLVKKLREAGHEVVVADEIPWTNQTAVKAGKKMQHEGVDCTIFNYAIWSWPHFTVLASRFAPGPYLCLSNINPGYPGLVGMLASSGALQNIGVPYIRVSGDIEDPKIFGKVLTFVKAAEAVKSLRGETFGCFGGRPMGMYTASVGTDNWAKNFGVDVEHVDQWEIVRRAERIPQAKVEEALKWCEAQVGKILYDGKQLTPEILKKQIASYYAVKELCQEMHFDFCGIKAQPELTEHFCTMDVAEAFLNDPYDFDGPKEPMVCSTEADMDAALTMEIMKKLARTPVLFADVRHWHDDHRVLDLCNSGQHATYFAGGSFDYRDNLPKVIFYPESFYFSAGGAAVHHLAHPGKVTLARLGRKEEQYYMVILRGEFVQFDAATNELLMKRTQIEWPHAFARLETDIETFIQKFPCNHIHGVYGDYVEELKMTCELLGVEYEVLQ; translated from the coding sequence ATGGCCAAAATTGGTGTCATTACCTTTTCCGACGGACGGAAACACGTGCACCAGGAACTCCTTCCCATGAACCGGAGTTTTGAAGAGAAACTGGTCAAAAAACTCCGTGAAGCCGGACACGAGGTGGTGGTGGCCGACGAGATCCCCTGGACGAACCAAACCGCGGTCAAGGCTGGAAAAAAGATGCAACACGAAGGGGTGGATTGCACCATTTTCAACTACGCCATCTGGTCCTGGCCCCATTTCACGGTGTTGGCGTCCCGGTTTGCCCCTGGACCGTACCTGTGCCTTTCCAACATCAATCCAGGGTATCCGGGCCTGGTGGGAATGTTAGCCAGTTCCGGAGCGCTCCAGAACATCGGCGTACCCTATATCCGGGTTTCAGGGGATATCGAGGACCCCAAAATTTTTGGGAAAGTCCTCACCTTTGTCAAAGCAGCCGAAGCAGTGAAATCCCTGCGGGGAGAAACCTTTGGGTGTTTCGGCGGACGGCCCATGGGGATGTACACCGCCAGCGTGGGTACCGATAACTGGGCCAAGAATTTTGGGGTGGATGTGGAACACGTGGACCAGTGGGAGATCGTGCGCCGGGCAGAACGCATTCCCCAGGCGAAAGTGGAAGAGGCCCTGAAGTGGTGTGAAGCCCAGGTAGGGAAAATCCTCTACGATGGGAAACAACTCACTCCGGAAATCCTCAAAAAACAGATTGCCTCCTACTACGCCGTGAAAGAACTGTGTCAGGAAATGCATTTCGATTTTTGCGGCATCAAAGCCCAGCCGGAACTGACCGAACACTTCTGCACCATGGATGTAGCCGAGGCCTTCCTGAACGATCCCTACGATTTTGACGGCCCCAAAGAGCCCATGGTGTGCTCCACCGAGGCCGACATGGATGCCGCCCTCACCATGGAAATCATGAAGAAGTTAGCCCGGACTCCGGTGCTCTTTGCCGATGTGCGCCACTGGCACGACGACCACAGAGTCCTGGACCTCTGTAACTCCGGTCAACATGCCACCTACTTCGCCGGAGGAAGTTTCGATTACCGGGACAACCTCCCCAAGGTGATCTTCTATCCTGAATCCTTCTACTTTTCAGCAGGTGGGGCTGCAGTACACCACTTAGCCCACCCTGGAAAAGTGACTCTGGCCAGGTTAGGACGAAAAGAGGAGCAGTACTACATGGTGATTCTACGGGGTGAGTTTGTCCAGTTTGATGCTGCCACCAATGAGCTTCTCATGAAACGGACCCAGATTGAGTGGCCGCACGCCTTTGCCCGTCTGGAGACTGACATCGAAACCTTCATTCAGAAATTTCCCTG
- a CDS encoding YlbF family regulator, which yields MEKAFMPHEVKDTARSLAELIMATQFFRDFERSREMLTSNLEAMGLLHKLEEAQANLNQIAMQREVTDEDLVEMEHIRQKAFSNPVILSYFQAQDRLVSLLQEVNGEMSSILGFDFAQSAAQVEPEPEEEWE from the coding sequence GTGGAAAAAGCGTTTATGCCTCATGAGGTCAAAGATACGGCCCGTTCCCTGGCGGAACTCATTATGGCTACCCAGTTTTTCCGGGATTTCGAAAGGAGCCGGGAAATGTTAACGTCCAATTTGGAAGCAATGGGTTTACTGCATAAGTTGGAAGAGGCCCAGGCGAACCTCAATCAGATTGCCATGCAGCGTGAAGTCACCGATGAGGACCTCGTCGAGATGGAACACATTCGCCAGAAAGCCTTTTCCAATCCGGTGATTCTCTCCTACTTTCAGGCTCAGGATCGTTTAGTGTCGCTCCTTCAGGAAGTGAACGGAGAGATGAGTTCCATTCTGGGTTTTGACTTCGCTCAATCTGCGGCTCAGGTCGAGCCAGAGCCAGAAGAGGAGTGGGAGTAG